Proteins from a single region of Oryza brachyantha chromosome 6, ObraRS2, whole genome shotgun sequence:
- the LOC102699967 gene encoding glycine-rich cell wall structural protein-like, which produces MALKNFLLLGVFLAALLVLSLDVAHARELTEANESDGKNVKPTGGPGVEDQKWGGGYYHGGGYGYGGGYGAGYGRPRYGGGYGGGYGYPGYGGGYGGGYGRGYGGGYGGYGGGYGGGYGGGYGSGYGGGYGSGGGYGGGYGGGGGWH; this is translated from the exons ATGGCTCTCAAGAATTTTCTTCTCCTTGGTGTCTTCCTGGCTGCCCTGCTCGTCCTCTCCCTGGATGTAGCTCATGCAAGAGAGCTCACTGAAGCCAATG AATCTGATGGAAAAAACGTCAAACCAACAGGAGGGCCAGGGGTTGAGGATCAGAAGTGGGGAGGTGGATACTACCATGGGGGAGGATATGGATACGGTGGTGGGTACGGTGCAGGGTATGGTCGTCCTAGGTACGGAGGTGGGTATGGTGGAGGATATGGCTATCCGGGCTATGGTGGTGGCTATGGCGGTGGATATGGTCGTGGGTATGGTGGTGGCTACGGTGGTTATGGAGGAGGATATGGTGGTGGTTATGGAGGTGGATACGGAAGCGGATACGGCGGTGGCTACGGTAGTGGAGGGGGTTACGGCGGAGgatatggtggtggtggaggttgGCACTAA
- the LOC102699412 gene encoding glycine-rich protein 5-like, with product MASKYLFLLGMVMASLLLVAQDVAAARQLTAEANEVKGNNMKPEVAHGPEDEKLAHHGDGYGHGGGYGGGYGSGYGGGHGGGYGGGYGGYGGGYGGGYGGGGGGGYGGGGYGGYGGGGGGGGGYGGGFGGGYGGGGGRGGYPRGGYYGGGGGGWH from the exons ATGGCTTCCAAGTATTTGTTTCTGCTTGGTATGGTCATGGCCTCTCTCCTGCTGGTTGCACAAGACGTCGCTGCGGCGAGACAGCTCACCGCAGAAGCAAATG AAGTTAAGGGTAACAACATGAAACCGGAAGTAGCCCATGGCCCTGAAGATGAGAAGTTAGCACATCATGGTGATGGATATGGACATGGGGGAGGCTACGGTGGCGGTTATGGATCTGGATATGGCGGAGGACATGGTGGCGGATATGGTGGTGGATATGGAGGATACGGCGGTGGATATGGTGGAGGGtatggtggtggaggtggaggtggataTGGTGGTGGCGGTTATGGTGGAtacggtggtggcggtgggggTGGTGGAGGATACGGTGGAGGCTTTGGAGGAGGatatggtggtggcggcggtcgCGGTGGCTATCCTCGTGGTGGATACtatggtggtggaggtggcggtTGGCACTGA
- the LOC102699693 gene encoding glycine-rich cell wall structural protein 1.8-like translates to MALKNLLLLGVFLTAILFFFLDVAHARELAEANESEGKNVKPTGGPGVDDQKWGGGYHHGGGYGYGGGYGGGYGHPGYGGGYGRPGYGGGYGGGYGGGYGRPGYGGGYGGGYGGAYGGGYGGGYGGGGGYGGGGGYGGGHGGGWP, encoded by the exons ATGGCTCTCAAGAATCTCCTTCTGCTTGGTGTCTTCCTGACTGCTatactcttcttcttcctggaTGTAGCTCACGCAAGAGAGCTTGCTGAAGCCAATG AATCTGAAGGGAAGAACGTGAAGCCTACAGGAGGGCCAGGAGTCGACGATCAGAAGTGGGGAGGTGGGTACCATCATGGTGGAGGATATGGGTATGGTGGTGGGTATGGTGGAGGATATGGCCATCCAGGGTATGGTGGAGGTTACGGTCGTCCTGGGTATGGTGGTGGCTATGGCGGTGGATATGGTGGCGGGTATGGTCGTCCTGGCTATGGTGGAGGATATGGTGGTGGATATGGCGGTGCCTATGGCGGTGGTTACGGAGGAGGatacggcggtggcggtggctatggcggtggtggagggtACGGAGGAGGACACGGTGGTGGTTGGCCCTGA